A single window of Gavia stellata isolate bGavSte3 chromosome 16, bGavSte3.hap2, whole genome shotgun sequence DNA harbors:
- the GFPT2 gene encoding glutamine--fructose-6-phosphate aminotransferase [isomerizing] 2 isoform X2 produces MCGIFAYLNYRVPRTRKEIFETLIKGLQRLEYRGYDSAGVAIDGNNNEDKERFIKLVKKRGKVKALEEELYKQDDLDSKADFETHFGIAHTRWATHGVPSAINSHPQRSDKRNEFVVIHNGIITNYKDLRKFLESKGYEFESETDTETIPKLIKYMYDNRESEDTSFSALVERVIQQLEGAFALVFKSIHYPGEAVATRRGSPLLIGVRSKYKLSTEQIPVLYRTCNIENVKNICNSRMKRLDSSTCLHAVGDKAVEFFFASDASAIIEHTNRVIFLEDDDIAAVTDGKLSIHRLERSATDDPSRAIQTLQMELQQIMKGNFSAFMQKEIFEQPESVVNTMRGRVNFESSTVLLGGLKDHLKEIRRCRRLIIIGCGTSYHAAVATRQVLEELTELPVMVELASDFLDRNTPVFRDDVCFFISQSGETADTLMALRYCKERRALTVGITNTVGSSISRETDCGVHINAGPEIGVASTKAYTSQFVSLVMFGLMMSEDRISLQKRRQEIISGLKSLPEMIKEVLSLDEKIHDLALELYKQRSLLVMGRGYNYATCLEGALKIKEITYMHSEGILAGELKHGPLALIDKQMPVIMVIMKDPCFTKCQNALQQVTARQGRPIILCSKEDTESSKFAYKTIELPHTVDCLQGVLSVIPLQLLSFHLAVLRGYDVDFPRNLAKSVTVE; encoded by the exons GAATTTTTGCTTATCTAAACTACAGAGTGCCTCGGACTCGGAAGGAAATATTTGAAACCCTGATAAAAGGATTACAGAGACTGGAATACAGAGGATATGACTCTGCAG GAGTGGCAATTGATGGAAATAATAATGAAGATAAAGAAAGGTTCATCAAACTAGttaagaaaagaggaaaagtaaagGCACTGGAAGAAGAATTATACA AACAAGATGACCTGGAttcaaaagcagattttgaaaCACACTTTGGAATTGCTCATACTCGCTGGGCGACCCATGGAGTACCAAGTGCAATAAACAGTCACCCTCAGAGATCAGATAAAAGGAACG aattCGTTGTTATCCATAATGGAATCATCACAAATTATAAGGACCTGAGAAAATTTCTG GAGAGCAAAGGCTATGAATTCGAATCTGAAACAGATACAGAAACGATCCCCAAATTGATCAAATACATGTATGACAACAGAGAGAGTGAGGATACCAGTTTTTCAGCCTTGGTGGAAAGAGTTATTCAACAGTTG GAAGGTGCTTTTGCATTGGTTTTCAAGAGCATCCATTACCCAGGTGAAGCTGTTGCTACCAG gAGAGGGAGTCCTTTGCTCATTGGGGTTAGGAGCAAGTACAAGCTCTCCACTGAACAAATTCCTGTTTTATATAGAACGT GCAACATTGAGAATGTGAAGAACATATGCAATTCACGAATGAAAAGACTGGACAGCTCTACCTGCCTTCATGCTGTTGGGGATAAGGCAGtagaatttttctttgcttcagatGCAAG tGCTATCATTGAGCACACCAACAGAGTAATTTTCTTAGAAGATGATGACATTGCAGCAGTAACTGATGGGAAGCTTTCAATTCACCGTCTCGAGCGTTCAGCTACTGATGATCCTTCCCGGGCTATCCAAACCTTGCAGATGGAATTGCAGCAAATCATGAAGG GTAACTTCAGTGCATTCATGCAAAAGGAAATTTTTGAACAACCGGAATCAGTTGTCAATACCATGAGAGGCAGGGTGAATTTCGAGAGCAGCACAG TTCTGCTGGGGGGGCTGAAGGATCAtttgaaagaaatcagaagatGCCGAAGACTGATCATTATTGGCTGTGGGACCAGTTACCACGCTGCAGTAGCT ACTCGACAAGTATTGGAAGAATTAACTGAATTACCAGTGATGGTGGAACTTGCTAGTGACTTCCTGGATAGAAACACACCTGTATTCAGAGATGACGTGTGCTTTTTTATAAGTCAGTCAG GTGAGACTGCAGATACACTTATGGCCTTGAGGTATTGTAAAGAGCGTCGTGCTCTAACAGTTGGCATCACAAACACGGTCGGAAGCTCAATATCCAGGGAGACTGACTGTGGTGTACATATCAATGCAGGACCTGAGATAGGTGTGGCAAGCACAAAG GCTTATACCAGCCAATTCGTGTCTCTTGTAATGTTTGGCCTAATGATGTCTGAAGACAGAAtttccttgcagaaaaggaGACAGGAAATCATTAGTGGACTAAAATCTTTGCCAG AGATGATTAAAGAAGTCTTGTCCTTGGATGAGAAGATACATGATTTGGCTCTTGAACTGTACAAACAAAGATCACTGCTGGTTATGGGTCGTGGGTATAATTATGCCACTTGTCTGGAAGGAGCTCTG aaaataaaagaaatcaccTATATGCACTCTGAAGGTATCCTGGCTGGTGAGCTGAAACACGGGCCATTAGCCCTAATAGATAAACAAATGCCTGTTATCATGGTGATAATGAAGGATCCTTGTTTCACCAAGTGCCAGAATGCTCTGCAACAGGTCACTGCTCGACAG ggtCGTCCAATTATTCTGTGTTCTAAAGAAGATACAGAAAGCTCAAAATTTGCCTACAAAACCATTGAGCTGCCTCATACAGTTGACTGCCTTCAAGGAGTCTTGAGTGTTATTCCTCTCCAGTTGCTTTCATTCCACCTGGCTGTTCTCAGAGGATACGAC GTGGACTTTCCAAGAAATTTGGCCAAATCTGTTACCGTAGAATAA
- the GFPT2 gene encoding glutamine--fructose-6-phosphate aminotransferase [isomerizing] 2 isoform X3: MCGIFAYLNYRVPRTRKEIFETLIKGLQRLEYRGYDSAGVAIDGNNNEDKERFIKLVKKRGKVKALEEELYKQDDLDSKADFETHFGIAHTRWATHGVPSAINSHPQRSDKRNEFVVIHNGIITNYKDLRKFLESKGYEFESETDTETIPKLIKYMYDNRESEDTSFSALVERVIQQLEGAFALVFKSIHYPGEAVATRRGSPLLIGVRSKYKLSTEQIPVLYRTNKNVKNICNSRMKRLDSSTCLHAVGDKAVEFFFASDASAIIEHTNRVIFLEDDDIAAVTDGKLSIHRLERSATDDPSRAIQTLQMELQQIMKGNFSAFMQKEIFEQPESVVNTMRGRVNFESSTVLLGGLKDHLKEIRRCRRLIIIGCGTSYHAAVATRQVLEELTELPVMVELASDFLDRNTPVFRDDVCFFISQSGETADTLMALRYCKERRALTVGITNTVGSSISRETDCGVHINAGPEIGVASTKAYTSQFVSLVMFGLMMSEDRISLQKRRQEIISGLKSLPEMIKEVLSLDEKIHDLALELYKQRSLLVMGRGYNYATCLEGALKIKEITYMHSEGILAGELKHGPLALIDKQMPVIMVIMKDPCFTKCQNALQQVTARQGRPIILCSKEDTESSKFAYKTIELPHTVDCLQGVLSVIPLQLLSFHLAVLRGYDVDFPRNLAKSVTVE; the protein is encoded by the exons GAATTTTTGCTTATCTAAACTACAGAGTGCCTCGGACTCGGAAGGAAATATTTGAAACCCTGATAAAAGGATTACAGAGACTGGAATACAGAGGATATGACTCTGCAG GAGTGGCAATTGATGGAAATAATAATGAAGATAAAGAAAGGTTCATCAAACTAGttaagaaaagaggaaaagtaaagGCACTGGAAGAAGAATTATACA AACAAGATGACCTGGAttcaaaagcagattttgaaaCACACTTTGGAATTGCTCATACTCGCTGGGCGACCCATGGAGTACCAAGTGCAATAAACAGTCACCCTCAGAGATCAGATAAAAGGAACG aattCGTTGTTATCCATAATGGAATCATCACAAATTATAAGGACCTGAGAAAATTTCTG GAGAGCAAAGGCTATGAATTCGAATCTGAAACAGATACAGAAACGATCCCCAAATTGATCAAATACATGTATGACAACAGAGAGAGTGAGGATACCAGTTTTTCAGCCTTGGTGGAAAGAGTTATTCAACAGTTG GAAGGTGCTTTTGCATTGGTTTTCAAGAGCATCCATTACCCAGGTGAAGCTGTTGCTACCAG gAGAGGGAGTCCTTTGCTCATTGGGGTTAGGAGCAAGTACAAGCTCTCCACTGAACAAATTCCTGTTTTATATAGAAC AAATAAG AATGTGAAGAACATATGCAATTCACGAATGAAAAGACTGGACAGCTCTACCTGCCTTCATGCTGTTGGGGATAAGGCAGtagaatttttctttgcttcagatGCAAG tGCTATCATTGAGCACACCAACAGAGTAATTTTCTTAGAAGATGATGACATTGCAGCAGTAACTGATGGGAAGCTTTCAATTCACCGTCTCGAGCGTTCAGCTACTGATGATCCTTCCCGGGCTATCCAAACCTTGCAGATGGAATTGCAGCAAATCATGAAGG GTAACTTCAGTGCATTCATGCAAAAGGAAATTTTTGAACAACCGGAATCAGTTGTCAATACCATGAGAGGCAGGGTGAATTTCGAGAGCAGCACAG TTCTGCTGGGGGGGCTGAAGGATCAtttgaaagaaatcagaagatGCCGAAGACTGATCATTATTGGCTGTGGGACCAGTTACCACGCTGCAGTAGCT ACTCGACAAGTATTGGAAGAATTAACTGAATTACCAGTGATGGTGGAACTTGCTAGTGACTTCCTGGATAGAAACACACCTGTATTCAGAGATGACGTGTGCTTTTTTATAAGTCAGTCAG GTGAGACTGCAGATACACTTATGGCCTTGAGGTATTGTAAAGAGCGTCGTGCTCTAACAGTTGGCATCACAAACACGGTCGGAAGCTCAATATCCAGGGAGACTGACTGTGGTGTACATATCAATGCAGGACCTGAGATAGGTGTGGCAAGCACAAAG GCTTATACCAGCCAATTCGTGTCTCTTGTAATGTTTGGCCTAATGATGTCTGAAGACAGAAtttccttgcagaaaaggaGACAGGAAATCATTAGTGGACTAAAATCTTTGCCAG AGATGATTAAAGAAGTCTTGTCCTTGGATGAGAAGATACATGATTTGGCTCTTGAACTGTACAAACAAAGATCACTGCTGGTTATGGGTCGTGGGTATAATTATGCCACTTGTCTGGAAGGAGCTCTG aaaataaaagaaatcaccTATATGCACTCTGAAGGTATCCTGGCTGGTGAGCTGAAACACGGGCCATTAGCCCTAATAGATAAACAAATGCCTGTTATCATGGTGATAATGAAGGATCCTTGTTTCACCAAGTGCCAGAATGCTCTGCAACAGGTCACTGCTCGACAG ggtCGTCCAATTATTCTGTGTTCTAAAGAAGATACAGAAAGCTCAAAATTTGCCTACAAAACCATTGAGCTGCCTCATACAGTTGACTGCCTTCAAGGAGTCTTGAGTGTTATTCCTCTCCAGTTGCTTTCATTCCACCTGGCTGTTCTCAGAGGATACGAC GTGGACTTTCCAAGAAATTTGGCCAAATCTGTTACCGTAGAATAA
- the GFPT2 gene encoding glutamine--fructose-6-phosphate aminotransferase [isomerizing] 2 isoform X1, producing the protein MCGIFAYLNYRVPRTRKEIFETLIKGLQRLEYRGYDSAGVAIDGNNNEDKERFIKLVKKRGKVKALEEELYKQDDLDSKADFETHFGIAHTRWATHGVPSAINSHPQRSDKRNEFVVIHNGIITNYKDLRKFLESKGYEFESETDTETIPKLIKYMYDNRESEDTSFSALVERVIQQLEGAFALVFKSIHYPGEAVATRRGSPLLIGVRSKYKLSTEQIPVLYRTCKLTALKNNVIGFKIICLISLIGNIENVKNICNSRMKRLDSSTCLHAVGDKAVEFFFASDASAIIEHTNRVIFLEDDDIAAVTDGKLSIHRLERSATDDPSRAIQTLQMELQQIMKGNFSAFMQKEIFEQPESVVNTMRGRVNFESSTVLLGGLKDHLKEIRRCRRLIIIGCGTSYHAAVATRQVLEELTELPVMVELASDFLDRNTPVFRDDVCFFISQSGETADTLMALRYCKERRALTVGITNTVGSSISRETDCGVHINAGPEIGVASTKAYTSQFVSLVMFGLMMSEDRISLQKRRQEIISGLKSLPEMIKEVLSLDEKIHDLALELYKQRSLLVMGRGYNYATCLEGALKIKEITYMHSEGILAGELKHGPLALIDKQMPVIMVIMKDPCFTKCQNALQQVTARQGRPIILCSKEDTESSKFAYKTIELPHTVDCLQGVLSVIPLQLLSFHLAVLRGYDVDFPRNLAKSVTVE; encoded by the exons GAATTTTTGCTTATCTAAACTACAGAGTGCCTCGGACTCGGAAGGAAATATTTGAAACCCTGATAAAAGGATTACAGAGACTGGAATACAGAGGATATGACTCTGCAG GAGTGGCAATTGATGGAAATAATAATGAAGATAAAGAAAGGTTCATCAAACTAGttaagaaaagaggaaaagtaaagGCACTGGAAGAAGAATTATACA AACAAGATGACCTGGAttcaaaagcagattttgaaaCACACTTTGGAATTGCTCATACTCGCTGGGCGACCCATGGAGTACCAAGTGCAATAAACAGTCACCCTCAGAGATCAGATAAAAGGAACG aattCGTTGTTATCCATAATGGAATCATCACAAATTATAAGGACCTGAGAAAATTTCTG GAGAGCAAAGGCTATGAATTCGAATCTGAAACAGATACAGAAACGATCCCCAAATTGATCAAATACATGTATGACAACAGAGAGAGTGAGGATACCAGTTTTTCAGCCTTGGTGGAAAGAGTTATTCAACAGTTG GAAGGTGCTTTTGCATTGGTTTTCAAGAGCATCCATTACCCAGGTGAAGCTGTTGCTACCAG gAGAGGGAGTCCTTTGCTCATTGGGGTTAGGAGCAAGTACAAGCTCTCCACTGAACAAATTCCTGTTTTATATAGAACGTGTAAGTTGACAgctcttaaaaataatgtaattggatttaaaattatt tgtCTCATTTCTTTAATAGGCAACATTGAGAATGTGAAGAACATATGCAATTCACGAATGAAAAGACTGGACAGCTCTACCTGCCTTCATGCTGTTGGGGATAAGGCAGtagaatttttctttgcttcagatGCAAG tGCTATCATTGAGCACACCAACAGAGTAATTTTCTTAGAAGATGATGACATTGCAGCAGTAACTGATGGGAAGCTTTCAATTCACCGTCTCGAGCGTTCAGCTACTGATGATCCTTCCCGGGCTATCCAAACCTTGCAGATGGAATTGCAGCAAATCATGAAGG GTAACTTCAGTGCATTCATGCAAAAGGAAATTTTTGAACAACCGGAATCAGTTGTCAATACCATGAGAGGCAGGGTGAATTTCGAGAGCAGCACAG TTCTGCTGGGGGGGCTGAAGGATCAtttgaaagaaatcagaagatGCCGAAGACTGATCATTATTGGCTGTGGGACCAGTTACCACGCTGCAGTAGCT ACTCGACAAGTATTGGAAGAATTAACTGAATTACCAGTGATGGTGGAACTTGCTAGTGACTTCCTGGATAGAAACACACCTGTATTCAGAGATGACGTGTGCTTTTTTATAAGTCAGTCAG GTGAGACTGCAGATACACTTATGGCCTTGAGGTATTGTAAAGAGCGTCGTGCTCTAACAGTTGGCATCACAAACACGGTCGGAAGCTCAATATCCAGGGAGACTGACTGTGGTGTACATATCAATGCAGGACCTGAGATAGGTGTGGCAAGCACAAAG GCTTATACCAGCCAATTCGTGTCTCTTGTAATGTTTGGCCTAATGATGTCTGAAGACAGAAtttccttgcagaaaaggaGACAGGAAATCATTAGTGGACTAAAATCTTTGCCAG AGATGATTAAAGAAGTCTTGTCCTTGGATGAGAAGATACATGATTTGGCTCTTGAACTGTACAAACAAAGATCACTGCTGGTTATGGGTCGTGGGTATAATTATGCCACTTGTCTGGAAGGAGCTCTG aaaataaaagaaatcaccTATATGCACTCTGAAGGTATCCTGGCTGGTGAGCTGAAACACGGGCCATTAGCCCTAATAGATAAACAAATGCCTGTTATCATGGTGATAATGAAGGATCCTTGTTTCACCAAGTGCCAGAATGCTCTGCAACAGGTCACTGCTCGACAG ggtCGTCCAATTATTCTGTGTTCTAAAGAAGATACAGAAAGCTCAAAATTTGCCTACAAAACCATTGAGCTGCCTCATACAGTTGACTGCCTTCAAGGAGTCTTGAGTGTTATTCCTCTCCAGTTGCTTTCATTCCACCTGGCTGTTCTCAGAGGATACGAC GTGGACTTTCCAAGAAATTTGGCCAAATCTGTTACCGTAGAATAA